Genomic DNA from Novipirellula galeiformis:
GGGACCCTCTTTGGACTCGACCAAATTGTGACCTACATGGCGATGTACTTGATGCTCACTCCCAGCGGAAGTTGCTATAGTGTCGACGCCTGGCTGCGCGAACGTTTTTTCGAACGTCGAGCATCCAATCGTAAATTGGTTTGGCTATTGCCCGAATGTCGCGCCACTCTCGCAGCGAATGTGGGGACGCGTTTGCTGCAATTGCACCTGTGCATCATTTATTTGTTTGGCGGGCTTGCCAAAGCACGCGGTGAACTGTGGTGGGACGGGACGGCGATGTGGTTCTCGGTGGCTAATTACGAATACCAATCGATCAACATGACTTGGATTGGGGCTTATCCACGAGTGTTCTCGGCGTTGACGCACCTGACGCTGTTCTGGGAAGTCTTCTATTGTGCGTTGGTGTGGCCACGGTTGACTCGCCCCATTGTGATCGTGATCGCCGTGGTGGTGCATGGGGGGATCGCAACGACGCTGGGGATGGCCACCTTCGGTATGATGATGATTGCAGCGAACTTTATCTTTATCGAACCGAAATGGTTACTCACAATTCAACCTTGGTTGGCGACCAAGATGGCGCCGTTGCCTGCTGTGGTTGACGGCCCGCCGCAGATCGCGTCGCGGGATGAATCGGAAATTGCAGCTCGCGAGCAGCGGCTTGCCGAGGAGAAGGAGAAGCTGAAGCAACGGGTGGAAACGTTGAAGAAACGTGAGCGTAAAGTACGTCGTGCCGCAGAAAAACTTCGCAAACGGGGTGAAGTGCTTAGCGAGGATTTTGATGAATTGGATGAGCCGCTCGAACTTCGTTAGCCCGCATTGGAATCGGGGCTAGCCGCGGGGAGGCTACCGCGATTGCCCGCGACATCCGTAGCGAGTCGCCCTCTGAAGGGACGCAGCTTCTAATAGGCTTCGGGCTGACTCCAGGCCACACGTAGGGTCTTGAACAAAATTCGGATGTCCAACCACAGCGACCAACTGCGGA
This window encodes:
- a CDS encoding HTTM domain-containing protein — translated: MNVPAMIEIFKAWIGQLFSAWDRFWFTPRYPHVLGILRILTGAMLFYSHLVLATQLGDFLGDHAWINNTIAAQLHDGAFGPADMGRSYLWHLSNPLLLWLHHAATLLITAAFAVGFMTRVTAPAAWFLQIMYLHRLTGTLFGLDQIVTYMAMYLMLTPSGSCYSVDAWLRERFFERRASNRKLVWLLPECRATLAANVGTRLLQLHLCIIYLFGGLAKARGELWWDGTAMWFSVANYEYQSINMTWIGAYPRVFSALTHLTLFWEVFYCALVWPRLTRPIVIVIAVVVHGGIATTLGMATFGMMMIAANFIFIEPKWLLTIQPWLATKMAPLPAVVDGPPQIASRDESEIAAREQRLAEEKEKLKQRVETLKKRERKVRRAAEKLRKRGEVLSEDFDELDEPLELR